The Astyanax mexicanus isolate ESR-SI-001 chromosome 14, AstMex3_surface, whole genome shotgun sequence genome window below encodes:
- the mrpl57 gene encoding ribosomal protein 63, mitochondrial, whose amino-acid sequence MFLTLALLRKGIPGKQWIGKHRRPRAITWHMKQNFVKHLEREAENEYWISRPYMSLEQEQGHAAARREHIWKNIKSERYTKFPPHKYASDHLNHLNITKTWGT is encoded by the coding sequence ATGTTCCTGACGTTAGCTCTTCTCCGTAAGGGAATTCCCGGTAAGCAGTGGATCGGGAAGCACCGGCGGCCGCGTGCGATCACCTGGCACATGAAGCAGAACTTTGTGAAGCACCTGGAGCGCGAGGCGGAGAACGAATACTGGATCAGCCGGCCATACATGAGCCTGGAGCAGGAGCAGGGTCATGCCGCCGCCCGCAGAGAACATATATGGAAGAACATCAAATCTGAGAGATACACCAAGTTCCCCCCCCACAAATACGCCAGCGATCACCTGAACCACCTCAACATCACCAAAACTTGGGGAACCTAA